One Dietzia sp. JS16-p6b genomic window carries:
- the tkt gene encoding transketolase — MTSASEITELTTARHPSDWTELDTRAVDTARVLAAEAVQNCGSGHPGTAMSLAPLAYTLYQRVMRHDPSDPKWVGRDRFVLSCGHTSLTQYIQLYLAGFGLELEDLKALRTWGSKTPGHPEWNHTDGVEITTGPLGQGLASAVGMAMAARYERGLFDPDAPAGKSPFDHFVYVVASDGDVQEGVTAEACSLAGTQQLGNLIAIYDDNKISIEDDTQIAFTEDVAARYEAYGWHVQTVHGGEDIEAIEDAIADARAVTDKPSIIVLRTVIAYPAPTKMNTGASHGSALGQAEVDAVKEALGMGGTEPFTVDDEVIAHTRAARDRGARVHAQWSDMFHAWAEANPGAKDLFDRLYSGQLPEGWDADLPRWEADPKGVATRKASAKAIQALAGTLPELWGGSADLAGSNNTQIEGADSFGPPSISTGTWTASPYGRNLHFGVREHAMGAILNGIALHGPTRPYGGTFLIFSEYMRPAVRLAALQGSNAYYVWTHDSIGLGEDGPTHQPVEQLAALRAIPGLAVLRPADANETAAAWRAMLVALDGPKGLCLTRQDIPVLEGTAESARQGVERGGYVIAEASTGSPEVILMGTGSEVHLAVEAREVLEAEGVATRVVSMPCIEFFDQQDAEYRESVLPRSVRARVSVEAGIAMPWYRFLGDAGRAVSLEHFGASAPYQTLYTEFGITADAVVTAARESLAAVTGESS, encoded by the coding sequence GTGACCAGCGCGTCGGAGATCACCGAGCTCACCACCGCCCGCCACCCGTCGGACTGGACAGAACTGGACACCCGGGCGGTCGACACCGCGCGTGTCCTGGCCGCCGAGGCCGTGCAGAACTGCGGCAGCGGTCACCCGGGCACGGCCATGAGCCTGGCGCCCCTGGCCTACACGCTCTACCAGCGGGTGATGCGCCACGACCCGTCGGACCCTAAGTGGGTGGGGCGGGACCGCTTCGTCCTGTCCTGTGGCCACACGTCGCTCACCCAGTACATCCAGCTGTACCTCGCCGGTTTCGGCCTGGAGCTCGAGGACCTCAAGGCGCTGCGCACCTGGGGCTCCAAGACCCCGGGGCATCCCGAGTGGAACCACACCGACGGGGTGGAGATCACCACCGGGCCGCTCGGTCAGGGTCTGGCCTCCGCCGTGGGCATGGCCATGGCCGCCCGGTACGAGCGGGGCCTGTTCGACCCGGACGCCCCGGCCGGGAAGAGCCCCTTCGACCACTTCGTCTACGTGGTCGCCTCGGACGGCGACGTCCAAGAAGGCGTGACCGCCGAGGCCTGCTCTCTGGCGGGGACCCAGCAGCTCGGGAACCTCATCGCGATCTACGACGACAACAAGATCTCGATCGAGGACGACACCCAGATCGCCTTCACCGAGGACGTGGCCGCCCGCTACGAGGCATACGGCTGGCACGTCCAGACGGTCCACGGTGGTGAGGACATCGAGGCCATCGAGGACGCGATCGCGGACGCGCGCGCGGTCACGGACAAGCCGTCGATCATCGTCCTGCGCACGGTGATCGCCTACCCCGCCCCCACCAAGATGAACACGGGCGCCTCGCACGGTTCGGCGCTCGGACAGGCCGAGGTGGACGCGGTCAAGGAGGCCCTCGGCATGGGTGGCACCGAGCCGTTCACCGTCGACGACGAGGTGATCGCCCACACCCGCGCCGCGCGTGACCGGGGCGCCCGCGTCCACGCGCAGTGGAGCGACATGTTCCACGCGTGGGCCGAGGCGAACCCCGGGGCGAAGGACCTCTTCGACAGGCTCTACTCCGGCCAGCTGCCCGAGGGGTGGGACGCCGACCTCCCGAGGTGGGAGGCCGACCCCAAGGGTGTCGCCACCCGCAAGGCGTCGGCCAAGGCGATCCAGGCGCTCGCCGGGACCCTCCCGGAGCTGTGGGGCGGGTCGGCCGACCTCGCCGGTTCCAACAACACCCAGATCGAGGGGGCCGACTCCTTCGGCCCCCCGTCCATCTCGACCGGGACGTGGACGGCGTCCCCGTACGGTCGCAACCTCCACTTCGGCGTCCGCGAACACGCCATGGGAGCGATCCTCAACGGGATCGCCCTGCACGGCCCGACCCGGCCCTACGGCGGGACCTTCCTCATCTTCAGCGAGTACATGCGTCCCGCCGTCCGGCTCGCCGCCCTCCAGGGCAGCAACGCCTACTACGTCTGGACCCATGATTCGATCGGACTCGGCGAGGACGGCCCCACCCACCAGCCGGTCGAACAACTCGCGGCACTGCGGGCCATTCCCGGGCTGGCCGTCCTGCGTCCGGCGGACGCCAACGAGACGGCGGCCGCGTGGCGCGCGATGCTCGTCGCCCTCGACGGCCCCAAGGGGCTCTGTCTGACCCGGCAGGACATCCCCGTTCTCGAGGGCACGGCGGAGTCGGCCCGGCAGGGTGTGGAACGCGGCGGCTACGTGATCGCCGAGGCATCGACCGGGTCCCCCGAGGTGATCCTCATGGGCACCGGGTCCGAGGTGCACCTGGCGGTCGAGGCGCGGGAGGTCCTCGAGGCGGAGGGCGTCGCGACCCGGGTCGTGTCCATGCCGTGTATCGAGTTCTTCGACCAGCAGGACGCGGAGTACCGCGAGTCGGTCCTCCCCCGCTCGGTCCGCGCCCGGGTGAGTGTGGAGGCCGGGATCGCGATGCCGTGGTACCGCTTCCTCGGCGACGCGGGCAGGGCGGTGTCGCTGGAACACTTCGGTGCCTCCGCCCCTTACCAGACCTTGTACACCGAGTTCGGGATCACCGCCGACGCCGTGGTCACCGCCGCCCGCGAATCCCTCGCGGCCGTCACCGGGGAGTCATCATGA
- the tal gene encoding transaldolase: protein MTNANLAALSAAGVSVWLDDLSRQLLTSGELEERMSTYSVVGVTTNPAIFQAALADSSAYESALAEAVRADRDVDSVVRSLTTADVRDACDLLAGVFEATDGVDGRVSLEVDPRLAEDTEGTVAQAVELSDVVDRPNLMIKIPATSAGLPAITEVIGRGIDVNVTLIFSADQYRAVAEAYLSGLERAADAGHDLSRIHSVASVFVSRLDTEIDSRLPGDSPLRGTAGLANARLCQDVYDEVYAADGRFGDLAARGARPQRLLWASTGVKDPAYPDTLYVSGLVTHGTVNTMPFATMEAFADHGQLEGDTVRGTGEASRQALEALRAEGIDLDEVFALLERQGVSKFVSAWDDLIATVTARIDEIPSGS from the coding sequence ATGACCAACGCCAATCTCGCCGCACTGAGCGCCGCCGGCGTCTCGGTCTGGCTGGACGATCTGTCACGCCAGCTCCTCACCTCCGGGGAGCTCGAGGAGCGGATGTCGACCTACTCGGTCGTGGGAGTCACCACCAATCCCGCGATCTTCCAGGCCGCGCTGGCCGACTCCTCGGCCTACGAGTCCGCGCTCGCCGAGGCGGTCCGGGCGGACAGGGACGTCGATTCCGTCGTGCGCTCGCTCACCACCGCCGATGTGCGGGACGCCTGCGACCTCCTGGCCGGCGTGTTCGAGGCCACCGACGGGGTCGACGGACGCGTCTCGCTGGAGGTCGATCCCCGGCTGGCGGAGGACACCGAGGGCACGGTGGCCCAGGCCGTCGAACTCTCGGACGTGGTCGACCGGCCCAACCTCATGATCAAGATCCCGGCCACCTCGGCGGGGTTGCCCGCGATCACGGAGGTGATCGGGCGAGGGATCGATGTCAACGTGACCCTCATCTTCTCGGCCGACCAGTACCGCGCGGTCGCGGAGGCGTACCTGTCGGGACTGGAGAGAGCTGCCGACGCCGGTCACGATCTGTCCCGCATCCACTCGGTGGCCTCGGTGTTCGTCAGCCGCCTCGACACCGAGATCGACTCCCGCCTGCCCGGCGACTCCCCCTTGCGGGGCACGGCGGGACTCGCCAACGCGCGGTTGTGTCAGGACGTGTACGACGAGGTCTACGCCGCCGACGGTCGGTTCGGCGATCTGGCCGCACGGGGTGCCCGCCCCCAGCGGTTGCTCTGGGCGTCCACCGGGGTCAAGGATCCCGCCTACCCGGACACCCTCTACGTGAGCGGCCTGGTCACCCACGGCACCGTCAACACGATGCCCTTCGCGACGATGGAGGCGTTCGCCGACCACGGCCAGCTGGAGGGGGACACGGTCCGGGGCACCGGAGAGGCGTCCCGGCAGGCCCTCGAGGCGCTGCGCGCGGAGGGGATCGACCTCGACGAGGTCTTCGCGTTGCTCGAGCGGCAGGGCGTGAGCAAGTTCGTCAGCGCGTGGGACGACCTGATCGCCACGGTCACCGCGCGGATCGACGAGATCCCCTCGGGGTCGTGA
- the zwf gene encoding glucose-6-phosphate dehydrogenase gives MRDPRDRRLPRIAGPSGLVIFGVTGDLSKKKLIPAVYDLANRGLLPPGFCLIGFGRRRWTHAEFAEFARDHARERCRTPFREDVWERLAAGLRFVTGTFDDDEGFDHLAQQLTALESERGTAGNYAFYLSVPPDDFPTVCRHLDRTGCTRSVDGSWRRVVIEKPFGHDLASARELNAVVGAVFPEDSVFRIDHYLGKETVQNILALRFANQLFEPVWNANHVDHVQITMAEDIGLGGRAGYYDGIGAARDVIQNHLIQLMALVAMEEPTDFSAAALRAEKTKVLESTSLALPISETAARGQYSGGWQGSEQVVGLKDEEGYDPSSATETYAAITLEVHNRRWAGVPFYLRTGKRLGRRVTEIAVVFRRAPHLPFDATMTQELGQNALVIRVQPDEGVTLRFGSKVPGTAMEVRDVNMDFAYGEAFTESSPEAYERLILDVLLGEPSLFPVSREVELSWMLLDPVLDAWAAGGTPEQYQAGTWGPRGADEILARSGRAWRRP, from the coding sequence CTGCGCGATCCTCGGGACCGCCGCCTGCCCCGGATCGCCGGCCCGTCCGGTCTGGTCATCTTCGGCGTCACGGGTGACCTCTCCAAGAAGAAGCTCATCCCCGCCGTCTACGACCTCGCGAACCGGGGGCTGCTCCCGCCGGGATTCTGTCTCATCGGCTTCGGTCGACGCCGCTGGACCCACGCCGAGTTCGCCGAATTCGCCCGTGACCACGCGCGGGAGCGGTGCCGTACCCCGTTCCGCGAGGACGTGTGGGAGCGACTGGCGGCGGGACTGCGATTCGTCACCGGGACCTTCGACGACGACGAGGGCTTCGATCACCTCGCGCAGCAGCTGACCGCCCTGGAGTCCGAACGGGGCACGGCCGGGAACTACGCGTTCTATCTGTCCGTCCCCCCCGACGACTTCCCCACGGTCTGTCGGCACCTCGACCGCACCGGGTGCACCAGATCGGTCGACGGCTCGTGGCGCCGCGTGGTGATCGAGAAGCCCTTCGGCCACGATCTGGCGAGTGCTCGCGAGCTCAACGCGGTGGTGGGCGCCGTCTTCCCCGAGGACTCGGTGTTCCGCATCGATCACTATCTGGGCAAGGAGACGGTCCAGAACATCCTCGCCCTGCGCTTCGCCAACCAGCTCTTCGAACCGGTGTGGAACGCCAATCACGTCGACCACGTCCAGATCACGATGGCCGAGGACATCGGACTCGGCGGCCGCGCCGGGTACTACGACGGCATCGGGGCGGCACGCGACGTCATCCAGAACCACCTCATCCAACTCATGGCGCTGGTGGCCATGGAGGAACCCACGGACTTCTCCGCCGCCGCGCTACGGGCGGAGAAGACCAAGGTCCTCGAGTCCACCTCACTCGCGCTCCCGATCTCCGAGACCGCGGCCCGGGGCCAGTACTCCGGCGGCTGGCAGGGCTCCGAGCAGGTGGTGGGGCTCAAGGACGAGGAGGGTTACGATCCGTCCTCGGCCACCGAGACCTACGCCGCGATCACCCTCGAGGTCCACAACAGACGCTGGGCCGGCGTCCCGTTCTACCTGCGCACCGGCAAGCGCCTGGGCCGTCGCGTGACGGAGATCGCGGTGGTCTTCCGCCGCGCGCCGCACCTGCCCTTCGACGCGACCATGACCCAGGAACTCGGGCAGAACGCCCTGGTGATCCGGGTGCAGCCGGACGAGGGCGTGACACTGCGATTCGGCTCCAAGGTGCCCGGGACGGCGATGGAGGTCCGCGATGTCAACATGGACTTCGCGTACGGCGAGGCGTTCACCGAATCGTCCCCCGAGGCCTACGAGCGGCTGATCCTGGACGTCCTGCTGGGTGAGCCGTCGCTCTTCCCGGTCTCGCGGGAGGTGGAGTTGAGCTGGATGCTGCTCGATCCCGTCCTCGACGCGTGGGCTGCCGGGGGTACCCCGGAGCAGTACCAGGCCGGGACGTGGGGCCCGCGTGGTGCCGACGAGATCCTGGCCCGCAGTGGCCGCGCATGGAGGCGACCGTGA
- a CDS encoding glucose-6-phosphate dehydrogenase assembly protein OpcA has product MIIDLPDTSTREISKKLVQIREDAGLSTIGRVLTLIVLTDHVGGSESAIEAANDASREHPCRVIVVIRGNRARADRLDGQIRVGGDAGAAEVVVLRTSGAMASQSASLVTPLLLPDTPLAVWWPRHSPTLLAEDKVGRLARRRIVDSDAEGHPTDALAKRAAGYSPGDTDLAWARVTHWRSLLAATLDRPPFERITGATVCGPERAASVDLAGGWLASRLGIDVHRAVGPRMVVLERASGSIVIEQVSPTSAELRITGQAPTRVTLVKRSVADCLAEELRRMDTDGVYADALASHDRVIYTSASVR; this is encoded by the coding sequence GTGATCATCGACCTGCCCGACACCTCGACCCGCGAGATCTCCAAGAAGCTCGTGCAGATCCGCGAGGACGCGGGACTGAGCACGATCGGCCGGGTGCTCACGCTCATCGTCCTCACCGATCACGTCGGCGGCAGCGAGTCCGCGATCGAGGCCGCCAACGACGCCAGCCGCGAGCACCCCTGTCGTGTCATCGTCGTGATCCGTGGCAACCGCGCCAGGGCTGACCGGCTCGACGGTCAGATCCGTGTCGGGGGGGATGCGGGGGCGGCCGAGGTCGTGGTGCTCCGGACATCGGGGGCTATGGCGTCGCAGTCGGCCTCGTTGGTCACCCCGCTGCTCCTGCCCGACACCCCGCTCGCGGTGTGGTGGCCCAGGCATTCGCCGACACTGTTGGCGGAGGACAAGGTCGGCCGTCTGGCGCGGCGGCGGATCGTGGACTCCGATGCCGAGGGGCATCCGACGGACGCGCTGGCCAAGCGGGCGGCCGGTTATTCCCCCGGTGACACCGATCTGGCCTGGGCCAGGGTGACGCACTGGCGCTCGCTCCTGGCCGCGACCCTGGACCGCCCCCCGTTCGAGAGGATCACCGGGGCCACGGTGTGTGGGCCCGAGCGGGCCGCGTCCGTGGACCTCGCCGGCGGGTGGCTCGCCTCCCGCCTGGGGATCGACGTCCACCGTGCGGTGGGGCCGCGCATGGTGGTCCTGGAGCGTGCCTCCGGATCGATCGTCATCGAACAGGTGAGCCCCACCTCCGCGGAGCTGCGCATCACCGGCCAGGCCCCCACACGGGTGACACTGGTGAAGCGGAGCGTGGCGGACTGCCTCGCCGAGGAGCTCCGCCGCATGGACACCGACGGTGTGTACGCCGACGCCCTGGCGAGCCACGATCGGGTGATCTACACCTCGGCATCCGTGCGCTGA
- the pgl gene encoding 6-phosphogluconolactonase, translating into MTNLTHVVHPDSEALASAAARAAAELLSARIAAAGRATLSLTGGSVGITTAAALAGETVDWDRVTIYFGDERFVPADHPERNDGQLDEALLDSLGDRPTVHRWPARTDQEDDVDAAAARFLEALDVPDGEQPIFDVTILGMGPEGHVDSIFPHTPAVAETERLVVGVRDCPKPPPERLTFTLPAVRRSRHVLVIAAGEGKAEAVAKGLGGASPSDWPVAGAVGAESTTYHLDEGAASALD; encoded by the coding sequence ATGACGAACCTCACCCACGTTGTCCACCCCGATTCGGAGGCGCTGGCCTCGGCGGCGGCCCGGGCCGCCGCGGAGCTCCTCTCGGCGCGTATCGCCGCCGCCGGCCGGGCCACCCTGTCCCTCACCGGGGGGTCGGTCGGGATCACGACCGCGGCCGCCCTCGCCGGGGAGACCGTGGACTGGGACCGGGTCACGATCTACTTCGGGGACGAGCGCTTCGTTCCCGCCGACCACCCGGAACGTAACGACGGGCAGCTGGACGAGGCCCTGCTCGACTCACTGGGGGACCGTCCCACGGTGCACCGCTGGCCCGCCCGGACCGACCAGGAGGACGATGTCGACGCCGCCGCCGCCCGCTTCCTCGAGGCACTCGACGTCCCCGACGGAGAACAGCCGATCTTCGACGTGACCATTCTGGGAATGGGTCCGGAGGGCCACGTCGACTCGATCTTCCCGCACACCCCCGCGGTCGCCGAGACTGAGCGGTTGGTCGTCGGGGTCCGTGACTGCCCCAAGCCTCCTCCCGAGCGGCTGACGTTCACCCTCCCCGCGGTTCGCCGCTCGCGGCACGTGCTGGTGATCGCCGCGGGAGAGGGCAAGGCGGAGGCCGTCGCGAAGGGGCTCGGCGGCGCGTCACCGTCGGACTGGCCGGTGGCCGGCGCGGTGGGTGCCGAGTCCACGACCTATCACCTGGACGAGGGCGCGGCGTCGGCCCTGGACTGA
- the secG gene encoding preprotein translocase subunit SecG has protein sequence MKLALDIFLLATSLLLMLFILLHRGKGGGLSSLFGGGVQSSLSGSSVVERNLDRVTVVVAILWLIAIVAVGLLVRFG, from the coding sequence ATGAAGCTCGCCCTGGACATCTTCCTCCTCGCCACCAGCCTGCTGTTGATGCTGTTCATCCTGCTGCACCGCGGTAAGGGAGGCGGCCTGTCCTCGCTGTTCGGCGGCGGGGTCCAGTCCAGCCTCTCCGGGTCGAGCGTGGTGGAGCGCAACCTCGACCGCGTGACCGTGGTCGTCGCCATCCTCTGGCTCATCGCGATCGTCGCGGTCGGTCTCCTAGTCCGCTTCGGCTGA
- the tpiA gene encoding triose-phosphate isomerase: protein MARTPLIAGNWKMNLNHLEAIALVQKVAFALPEKYLEKVEVAFIPPFTDIRGVQIVIEGDKLGFAYGAQDVSVHESGAYTGEISAGMLAKLGCTYVVVGHSERREYHSETDELVAAKAAACHRHGLSPIVCVGEKLEIREAGDHVGVVVEQLKGSLAGLSTEQLASTVIAYEPVWAIGTGKTASAEDAQEVCAAIRAALAELSDPGTADQMRVLYGGSVNASTVGELLEQPDVDGGLVGGSSLKPDEFAQLSAIAAGGPLP, encoded by the coding sequence ATGGCACGCACCCCGCTCATCGCCGGAAACTGGAAGATGAATCTCAACCACCTCGAGGCGATCGCCCTCGTCCAGAAGGTGGCCTTCGCCCTGCCCGAGAAGTACCTCGAGAAGGTGGAGGTGGCCTTCATCCCCCCGTTCACCGACATCCGCGGCGTCCAGATCGTCATCGAGGGGGACAAGCTCGGATTCGCCTACGGTGCACAGGACGTGTCGGTCCACGAGTCCGGCGCGTACACCGGTGAGATCTCGGCGGGGATGCTCGCGAAGCTGGGGTGCACCTACGTCGTGGTGGGGCACTCCGAGCGGCGCGAGTACCATTCCGAGACCGACGAGTTGGTGGCCGCCAAGGCCGCCGCGTGCCACAGGCACGGCCTGAGCCCGATCGTCTGCGTGGGGGAGAAGCTGGAGATCCGCGAGGCCGGCGACCATGTCGGCGTGGTCGTGGAGCAGCTCAAGGGATCACTGGCGGGCCTGAGCACCGAGCAGCTCGCCTCCACCGTCATCGCCTACGAACCCGTGTGGGCCATCGGGACGGGCAAGACCGCCTCGGCCGAGGACGCGCAGGAGGTCTGCGCGGCCATCCGCGCGGCACTGGCCGAGCTGTCCGATCCCGGGACCGCGGATCAGATGCGTGTGCTCTACGGCGGCAGCGTCAACGCCTCCACCGTCGGTGAGCTCCTCGAGCAGCCCGACGTCGACGGCGGTCTCGTGGGCGGGTCGTCGCTCAAGCCCGACGAGTTCGCCCAGTTGTCCGCCATCGCCGCGGGCGGCCCGCTGCCCTGA